In a genomic window of Leisingera caerulea DSM 24564:
- the fzlA gene encoding FtsZ-binding protein FzlA, with the protein MARLYHVPLSPFCRKVRLSLAEKKIEVELVEERYWEQDPDFLRRNPAAKVPVIRLDGQMMAESAAICEYLEDTRPEPPLMPKDAEGRYEVRRLVSWFDDKFHHEVTSKLLYERVNKKITGEGYPDSRNVKAGAKAIKYHLDYMAWLLDHRRWLAGDMMTLADFAAAAHLSSLDYISDVDWNRSAVVKDWYAKIKSRPAFRSILADQVPGFRPPPHYTDLDF; encoded by the coding sequence ATGGCGCGCCTGTACCACGTTCCGCTGTCCCCCTTTTGCCGCAAGGTGCGGTTGTCGCTGGCGGAAAAGAAGATCGAGGTTGAGCTGGTCGAGGAGCGTTATTGGGAGCAGGATCCCGACTTCCTGCGCCGCAACCCAGCCGCCAAGGTGCCGGTGATCCGGCTGGACGGCCAGATGATGGCCGAAAGCGCGGCGATCTGCGAATACCTGGAAGACACGCGGCCGGAGCCGCCCTTGATGCCGAAGGATGCCGAGGGCCGGTATGAAGTGCGCCGGCTGGTGAGCTGGTTTGACGACAAGTTCCACCACGAGGTGACCTCCAAGCTGCTGTATGAGCGGGTGAACAAGAAGATCACCGGTGAGGGCTATCCGGACAGCCGAAACGTGAAGGCCGGCGCCAAGGCGATCAAATACCATCTGGATTACATGGCCTGGCTCTTGGACCACCGGCGCTGGCTGGCCGGGGACATGATGACGCTGGCGGATTTCGCCGCTGCGGCGCATCTGTCGTCGCTGGATTACATTTCGGACGTGGACTGGAACCGGTCGGCAGTGGTCAAGGACTGGTACGCCAAGATCAAGTCGCGGCCTGCATTCCGGTCGATCCTGGCGGATCAGGTGCCGGGCTTCCGGCCGCCGCCGCATTACACTGACCTGGATTTCTGA